A portion of the Suricata suricatta isolate VVHF042 chromosome 11, meerkat_22Aug2017_6uvM2_HiC, whole genome shotgun sequence genome contains these proteins:
- the CHRNA10 gene encoding neuronal acetylcholine receptor subunit alpha-10, translating to MCQDHPESRYRPHHPCQQGLMLPSAGPGGSHPETCPTTCGRAMGPRSHHLSLRFSVSSLGFLLLLSLLPECLGAEGRLARKLFHDLFANYTSALRPVADTDQALNVTLEVTLSQIIDMDERNQVLTLYLWIRQEWTDAYLRWDPDAYGGLDAIRIPGSLVWRPDIVLYNKADAHPPASASTNVVLRHDGAVRWDAPAITRSSCRVDVSAFPFDAQRCGLTXXXXXXXXXXLDVRPRGTAASLADFVENVEWRVLGMPARRRVLTYGCCSEPYPDVTFTLLLRRRAAAYVCNLLLPCVLISLLAPLAFHLPADSGEKVSLGVTVLLALTVFQLLLAESMPPAESVPLIGKYYMATMTMVTFSTALTILIMNLHYCGPSARPVPAWARALLLGHLARGLCVRERGEPCGRSRPPESPPSPQPPNEGVHPPAVPCHEPQCLCRQEALLRHVATIANTFHSHRVAQRRHEDWKRLARVMDRFFLGIFFSMALVMSLLVLVQAL from the exons ATGTGCCAGGATCATCCGGAGTCCAG GTATCGTCCACACCATCCCTGCCAGCAGGGCCTGATGCTGCCCTCAGCGGGTCCAGGAGGCTCACACCCAGAGACCTGCCCCACCACTTGTGGCAGGGCCATGGGGCCCCGGAGCCACCACCTCAGCCTCCGCTTCTCTGTCTCCAGTCTGGGCTTTCTCCTCCTGCTTTCACTGCTTCCAG AGTGCTTGGGAGCTGAAGGCAGGCTGGCTCGCAAGCTGTTCCATGACCTCTTCGCCAACTACACAAGTGCCCTGAGACCTGTGGCAGACACAGACCAGGCTCTGAATGTGACCCTGGAGGTGACATTGTCCCAGATCATTGATATG GATGAGCGGAACCAGGTGCTGACCCTGTACCTGTGGATTCGACAGGAGTGGACAGATGCCTACCTACGATGGGACCCTGATGCCTACGGTGGTCTGGATGCCATCCGCATCCCCGGCAGTCTCGTGTGGCGGCCAGATATCGTACTCTATAACAA GGCTGACGCGCACCCGCCGGCCTCGGCCAGCACCAACGTGGTTCTGCGGCACGACGGCGCCGTGCGCTGGGACGCACCGGCCATCACGCGCAGCTCATGCCGCGTGGACGTGTCGGCCTTCCCGTTCGACGCGCAGCGCTGCGGCCTGAC NNNNNNNNNNNNNNNNNNNNNNNNNNNNNNGCTCGACGTGCGGCCGCGCGGCACCGCCGCCAGCCTGGCCGACTTCGTGGAGAACGTGGAGTGGCGCGTGCTGGGCATGCCGGCGCGGCGGCGCGTGCTCACCTACGGCTGCTGCTCCGAGCCCTACCCGGACGTGACCTTCACGCTGCTGCTGCGCCGCCGCGCCGCCGCCTACGTGTGCAACCTGCTGCTGCCCTGCGTGCTCATCTCGCTGCTCGCGCCACTCGCCTTCCACCTGCCCGCCGATTCGGGCGAGAAGGTCTCACTTGGCGTCACCGTGCTGCTGGCGCTCACCGTCTTCCAGCTGCTCCTGGCCGAGAGCATGCCACCGGCCGAGAGCGTGCCGCTCATCG GGAAGTACTACATGGCCACCATGACCATGGTCACATTCTCCACAGCGCTCACCATCCTTATCATGAACCTGCATTACTGTGGTCCCAGTGCCCGACCAGTGCCAGCCTGGGCTCGGGCCCTCCTGCTGGGACACCTGGCACGGGGCTTGTGCGTGAGGGAACGAGGGGAGCCCTGTGGGCGGTCTAGACCACCTGAGTCTCCCCCTAGTCCCCAGCCTCCTAACGAAGGGGTTCACCCTCCAGCAGTTCCTTGCCATGAGCCACAGTGTCTGTGCCGTCAGGAAGCCTTGTTGCGCCACGTAGCTACCATTGCTAACACCTTCCACAGCCACCGGGTTGCCCAGCGCCGCCATGAGGACTGGAAGCGGCTGGCCCGTGTGATGGATCGCTTCTTCCTGGGCATCTTCTTCTCCATGGCCCTGGTCATGAGCCTCCTGGTGCTGGTGCAGGCCCTGTGA
- the ART1 gene encoding GPI-linked NAD(P)(+)--arginine ADP-ribosyltransferase 1 — MEPPAVVSLLLVSLGLMEALQAQSHSIIQRDLFSQEMPLDMAPASFDDQYAGCAAAMTAALPDLNQTEFQANKVYADGWALASSQWQERQAWGPEWGPSPTRLPPQPPGFRDEHGVALLAYTANSPLHKQFNAAVREAGRSRAFYLHHFSFKTLHFLLTEALQLLGKGQRSPQCHQVFRGVHGLRFRPAVPGATVRLGGFASASLQNVAAQQFGEDTFFGIWTCLGAPIKGYSFFPGEDEVLIPPFETFQVINASRQAQGPARIYLRALGKRSTYNCEYIKDKQCKSGSCHLGNSAMGQGPLSSFWSLLLPLWLLVGGNFP, encoded by the exons ATGGAGCCTCCTGCCGTGGTGTCTCTGCTGCTTGTGTCCTTGGGCCTCATGGAAGCACTTCAG GCCCAGAGCCATTCCATCATTCAACGAGACCTCTTCTCTCAAGAAATGCCCCTGGACATGGCCCCAGCCTCCTTTGATGACCAGTATGCTGGCTGTGCAGCAGCCATGACAGCTGCTCTCCCGGATCTCAACCAAACAGAGTTCCAGGCCAACAAAGTGTATGCCGATGGCTGGGCACTGGCAAGTAGCCAGTGGCAGGAGCGCCAGGCCTGGGGACCAGAGTGGGGCCCCAGCCCAACCCGGCTGCCCCCACAACCCCCTGGCTTCCGCGATGAGCATGGGGTGGCCCTCCTGGCCTACACAGCCAACAGCCCCTTGCACAAGCAGTTCAACGCAGCTGTGCGGGAGGCGGGCCGCTCTCGAGCCTTCTACCTCCACCACTTCTCCTTCAAGACACTCCATTTCCTGCTGACTGAGGCCCTGCAGCTGCTGGGCAAGGGCCAGCGTTCACCCCAGTGCCACCAGGTGTTCCGAGGAGTGCACGGGCTGCGTTTCCGGCCAGCAGTGCCTGGGGCCACTGTAAGGCTGGGGGGATTTGCCTCTGCCTCCCTGCAGAATGTTGCAGCCCAGCAGTTTGGGGAGGACACCTTCTTTGGCATCTGGACCTGCCTTGGGGCACCAATCAAGGGCTACTCCTTCTTCCCTGGGGAGGATGAGGTGCTGATCCCCCCCTTTGAGACCTTCCAGGTAATCAATGCCAGCAGACAAGCCCAGGGCCCTGCCCGCATCTACCTCCGGGCCCTGGGCAAGCGCAGCACATACAACTGTGAGTACATTAAAG ACAAGCAGTGCAAGTCTGGGTCCTGCCATCTGGGTAACTCAG CCATGGGTCAAGGCCCCCTTTCTTCATTCTGGTCCCTCCTACTGCCGCTCTGGCTCCTTGTCGGGGGAAACTTTCCATAG
- the ART5 gene encoding ecto-ADP-ribosyltransferase 5: protein MMLVALLMAVQALWQAQAVPILPLGLAPDTFDDAYVGCTEEMEEKAVRLLKEEMARHTLLRESWEAAREVWEHRRRGLTLPPGFKAQHGIAVMVYTNSSNTLYWELNQAVRTGGGSRDFYMKHFPFKALHFYLSRALQLLQGSGGCSRGPGEVVFRGVGTLHFEPKRLGDSVRLGQFVSSSLDEAVARRFGNATFFSLRTCFGAPIQAFSVFPEEREVLIPPHEVFLVTSFSQEGAQSLVTLWSYNQTCSHFNCAYLGGEKRRSCVSVQRGQPDSTSQGDFSLLSWKTLFLAPGGFQLSGAGP, encoded by the exons ATGATGCTGGTGGCTCTGCTGATGGCTGTTCAAGCCCTCTGGCAG GCCCAGGCTGTTCCCATCCTGCCCCTAGGCCTGGCTCCAGACACATTTGATGATGCTTATGTGGGCTGCACggaagagatggaagagaaggCAGTCCGTCTGCTGAAGGAGGAGATGGCCCGCCACACCCTGCTGCGGGAGTCCTGGGAGGCTGCCCGGGAGGTCTGGGAGCACAGGCGCCGAGGGCTGACCCTGCCCCCTGGCTTCAAAGCCCAGCACGGAATCGCCGTCATGGTCTATACCAACTCATCTAACACTTTGTACTGGGAGCTGAACCAGGCTGTGCGGACAGGCGGTGGCTCCCGGGATTTCTACATGAAGCACTTCCCCTTCAAGGCCCTGCATTTCTACTTGTCCCGGGCCCTGCAGCTGCTGCAGGGCAGTGGGGGCTGCAGCAGGGGACCTGGGGAGGTGGTGTTTCGAGGCGTGGGCACCCTTCATTTTGAACCCAAGAGGCTGGGGGACTCTGTCCGCTTGGGCCAGTTTGTTTCCAGCTCCCTGGATGAGGCAGTGGCCCGCAGATTTGGTAATGCCACCTTCTTCTCTCTGAGGACTTGCTTTGGGGCCCCTATCCAggccttctctgtcttccctgagGAGCGTGAAGTGCTGATCCCCCCACATGAAGTCTTCTTGGTCACCAGCTTCTCCCAGgaaggagcccagagcctggtgacTCTCTGGAGCTATAATCAGACCTGCAGCCACTTTAACTGTGCCTATCTGGGTG GGGAGAAGAGGCGGAGCTGTGTGTCTGTACAAA GAGGGCAGCCAGACTCCACCTCCCAGGGGGACTTCTCTTTACTCTCCTGGAAGACCCTGTTCTTGGCACCTGGGGGCTTCCAGCTCTCAGGAGCTGGACCTTGA